The genomic window ATCCCCGGCTGTTCGTGTCTGCCCAAAGACGACGCCTGCTGATCCAGGCTTTGCGGCGTGAGCGACAGCGGCGCCTGCAACGGCGCCGACTGCACGGCGCTGCGCGGCTGATAAGTCTGCGGCGCGGCAACCTGCGGCACAGATCGCGGCTGGCTGTAAGGATTGCCGTAGCGTGGCTCCGCCGCCGGCCATGACGGCTGCGACGACGGCCGGGACCTGGCCCCACCCGGAATGGCGCCCGGCGGGCGCAGCTCTTCGGAATAGCCCATCGCGCTCGAGACCTCGCCGAGCGCCGTCACCTTCAGCGGATAGTCCGCCCCGCAAATGCCTGGGCCGTTGATCGGCTCCGCCCGCACCAGCACTTGGCTTTCTTTCACTGCGCCGGATTTCAGACAGGCGAGCTCAGCTTCCTTCCGCCAGGGCTCACGCTGCGCAAAAAAATAGCGCCCGCAGCCAGCCAGGGCGACGAGAACGAGGGAGCCGACGAGACACAAACGCACTCCGCGGGACATGACGCGGACAATGCGAATGACTCTGTTAACGTCTCATCAATCCTGCCGAGGGCGCAAAACCCCGGTCTGGTTAGCGTTACCAAATGGTTTCGCGCTTGATGGGGCGCCGACGTTGCGTTCAACTTCCGCCGTGCAAAGGGACCCTGCGCCATGGACTGGAAGACACGGCTGCTCACCGCGTCGCTGATGACCATCGTCATGGTGGCGATGGTCACCTTCATCGCCACATTCCTGAATCTCGGTCTTGACCCGGGCTTTTTCCGGCAATGGGGCAAGGCGTTTGTCGTTGCCTGGCCGGTTGCTGCCATCACGGGCTTCATGGTCATGCCCAAGGCGCGCCGTCTCGCCGACCAGATCCTGATGCGGCTGGGGCGGCCAATGTGACGCCGCAGAAGTGCGACAATTCAACCCAGAATTGTTCTCATGCCATTTACCTATGCCAAGGAAATCAATGGCTTCCCGCAGCGCCCCATGACTGGTGTGGAAAATATTTTATGTAGAAATATCAGGTTCTTAGTAGCAAAAAGGTGACGATTTCGCGATCCGCTTGGACACTTTTGGGCAGATGCCGCGTTGTGGGCTTCGAGCCAGCCACCGCATCTGTTAAGCTGGCATTCATCTCAACACAAGGGAGGCCTTATGCACCTAGCCTTGAAACTGAATGTCCTGGCTGTCTGCGCCGTCTTTGCATTCGTTGGCGCAGTCCTGCTTGGAGCGTTTTGATTTCGAGACTGCAGGACAAGCCATAAGACCAGGCCGCACTGAAGCGGCTCAAAGTTTCAGCGGACACCGGAGCGGGGCATCTCCGGTGTCTTGCTTTTTGGGGCTCTCTCTTGCGTTTTCAGACTCTGAAAGTCAGGCCGCCGCGCGCGTCTTGCCTAGGCTTGCCGGACTGTAGTTGAGGATCGGCGCCAGCCATTTCTCCGCCTCTTCCACCGTCCAGCCCTTGCGGCGGGCATAATCCTCGACCTGGTCGCGCTCAATCTTGCCAACGCCGAAATAATGGCTCTCCGGGTGGCTGAAATAGAGCCCGCAGACAGAGGCGCCCGGCCACATGGCGAAGCTCTCGGTCAGCTTCACTCCGATGCGCTCGCCCTCGATCAGACGGAACAGCGTGTCCTTCTCGGTGTGATCGGGTTGCGCCGGATAGCCCGGCGCCGGCCGGATGCCTTGGTACTTTTCCCCAATCAGCTCGGCCTTGGTGAGCTTCTCGTCCGGCGCGAAGCTCCAGAATTCCTTGCGCACTTTCTCGTGCAGACATTCGGCAAAAGCTTCCGCCAGCCGGTCGGCCAGCGCCTTGATCATGATCGACGAATAGTCGTCATTGGCTTTCTTGTAGCGGTCGGCGACGTCATCCTCGCCGATGCCGGCGGTGACAACAAAGGCGCCGACATAATCCTCAAGCCCGCTCGCACGCGGCGCGACGAAATCGGAGATCGCAACATTGGCGCGACCTTCGCGGCGCGTCAGTTGCTGGCGCAATCCATGCAGCGTCGCGATCTTTGTCTTGCGTGCGTCGTCGAACACAAGGATGTCGTCGCCCTCGGTATTCGCCGGCCAGAAGCCGACCGCGGCGGCGGCCTTGAACCAGCCTTCGCCGGTGATGCGCTTCAGAAGCTCCTGTGCATCCTTGTAGAGAGATCGCGCCGCTTCCCCGAATTTTTCGTCATTGAGAATGTCGGGATATTTCCCGGTCAGCTCCCAGGTCGAGAAGAACGGCGTCCAGTCGATGTAATCGACAAGCTGCGTGAGCGGGAAATTCTCGATCACGCGCGTGCCGAGGAAAGACGGTTTCGGCGGCACATAGCCTGACCAGTCGAACTTGAGGCTGTTGGCACGTGCATCGGCGATCGACAACCGCTTCTTGTCTTCCTGGCCGCGGGCATGCGCAGCAGCAATCTGCGCATATTCCTCGCGAACATTGGCGACATAGGCCGGCCGATTATCCTTCGACATCAGCGAGGCGGTGACGCCGACCGCGCGACTGGCATCGTTCACATAGACCGTCTGGCCGCTATTGTAGTTCGGATGAATCTTGACCGCGGTGTGCACGCGGCTGGTGGTGGCGCCGCCGATCAAGAGCGGCAGATCGAAATTCTGCCGCTCCATCTCCG from Pseudorhodoplanes sp. includes these protein-coding regions:
- a CDS encoding DUF2798 domain-containing protein, with the translated sequence MDWKTRLLTASLMTIVMVAMVTFIATFLNLGLDPGFFRQWGKAFVVAWPVAAITGFMVMPKARRLADQILMRLGRPM